The genomic interval AGGTTCCCGTCCAACTCCAGCGTCATTCGCCAGTCACCCAGTTTATCCGCGATCGGTTCCCAAATCGTATCGCCCAAATAGAAATCCCAGTCGTTCGTCTTGACGTACACGCTGCCGTCAAAGGGTGGGCGGCGGCGGCCAGTGTCGTCCAGGATCCCAGGGTGATCGATACAGTAAAACAGCTCCGCGTTCTTCGCGTTCTTGATGTTGACGATCAAACCAAACTCGACATCGATCACCGCTTTGACACGCGTGGTCAACTCCTCGAACTGCGGCAACGCTTTCGAGCCGGGGTCCCAGTTTCGATAGATTCCATACGAACGAACTCGCGTCTCTGGTTTTCTCTTTGCCATATCGCTTGATTAGGACTCTGAATCTCTTGTCTGTCGACCTCGAACACCGACTTGGGACGTCAAATGTTACCGTATACTGTCGGTCAAGCGAGCCCAATCGCCTCGGCATCCATCGACGATCGATCCTTCCCGGTTTGGACAAGACATGAAATACCCAGCGCCTATCCTGGTTTTGACAACGTGTTTGCTACTTTGGTGCGAAGCAAAGAATGCGAGTGCCGCGGATTCCGACGAGTCACGCCCCAACGTTCTGTTCATTGCATTGGATGACTTGAACGACTGGATCGGATGTTTGGGCGGTCATCCTCAAACCGTGACGCCGAACTTGGACCGCTTGGCCGCGATGGGGACGCTGTTCCGAAATGCTCACTGCGCCGCGCCGGCATGCAACCCCAGTCGCTCCGCGATCTTCACCGGGCGCGCACCCAATCGATCTGGCTTGTACGACAATCGACAACAGATGCGTGAGCTGATGCCAGACGCGGTTCTGCTGCCACAGTATTTTCGACAGAACGGCTATCTCGCATCCGGTTCGGGCAAGATGTTGCATTATTTCATCGACGCTCGTTCTTGGGACCACTACTTCCCCGAGGCCAAGTCAGAGAACCCGTTGCCGCGAACGTTCTATCCCGAACAGCGTCCCGTCAGTTTGCCACGGGGAGGACCTTGGCAATACGTCGAGACCGATTGGGCGCCGCTAGACATCACCGATGCAGCATTCGGAGGCGACTGGGCGGTCACGCAGTGGGTGGGCGAAGAGCTGGCGAGCGATCACGACAAGCCGTTCTTTCTCGCATGCGGTATCTATCGACCCCATGAGCCTTGGTTTGTCCCCAAGAAATATTTTGAGCCATTCCCTCTTGATTCCATTGAATTGCCACCGGGATACAAAGCCGATGACTTGGACGATGTGCCGGATGCAGGGAGAAACGCGGCGCGTAATCGGTACTTTGAACACATTCAAAAACACGGCCAGTGGAAACAAGGCGTTCAAGCGTACCTCGCATCGATTCACTTTGCCGACGCGATGCTGGGTCATGTCCTGGACTCTCTGGAGTCAGGTCCGAATCGAGACGACACGATCGTGGTGCTTTGGTCCGATCACGGCTGGCAGCTTGGCGAGAAAGAGCACTGGCAAAAGTACACGCCTTGGCGCGCGGTGACGCGAGTGCCTCTGATGATCCGTGTTCCACCGTCCGTGTCACCTGTCTTGGCAAAAGGCACACCAGCAGGCAGCGTTTGTGATGAGCCGGTCAATCTGCTGAGTCTGTATCCGACACTCTTGGAACTCTGCGGATTACCCGCGAAATCCTCCAATGACGCAGTCAGCTTGCTGCCGTTGTTGAGCGATTCCGAAGCCGAGTCTTGGCCGCATCATTCTGTGACCTACTTGTCGAAACCCGGCAGCTACAGCGTCAGCGGCCGGACGCATCGATACATCCATTATGCCGAAGGTGGCGAAGAGCTTTATGACATTCAAG from Stieleria varia carries:
- a CDS encoding sulfatase-like hydrolase/transferase, whose product is MKYPAPILVLTTCLLLWCEAKNASAADSDESRPNVLFIALDDLNDWIGCLGGHPQTVTPNLDRLAAMGTLFRNAHCAAPACNPSRSAIFTGRAPNRSGLYDNRQQMRELMPDAVLLPQYFRQNGYLASGSGKMLHYFIDARSWDHYFPEAKSENPLPRTFYPEQRPVSLPRGGPWQYVETDWAPLDITDAAFGGDWAVTQWVGEELASDHDKPFFLACGIYRPHEPWFVPKKYFEPFPLDSIELPPGYKADDLDDVPDAGRNAARNRYFEHIQKHGQWKQGVQAYLASIHFADAMLGHVLDSLESGPNRDDTIVVLWSDHGWQLGEKEHWQKYTPWRAVTRVPLMIRVPPSVSPVLAKGTPAGSVCDEPVNLLSLYPTLLELCGLPAKSSNDAVSLLPLLSDSEAESWPHHSVTYLSKPGSYSVSGRTHRYIHYAEGGEELYDIQADPYEWTNLANKPEHAAVLERFRSVSPTQFTERVEPSVDSLTKLSWHEMQDGQAPASRPDGNPFPVYFINQRDTAVELCWIDRQGNPKSYGEIAAGKQVKQQVRPGAVWMIRDPEAKSNLGFFIVDDRTAQAIIPKP
- a CDS encoding DUF3859 domain-containing protein, which codes for MAKRKPETRVRSYGIYRNWDPGSKALPQFEELTTRVKAVIDVEFGLIVNIKNAKNAELFYCIDHPGILDDTGRRRPPFDGSVYVKTNDWDFYLGDTIWEPIADKLGDWRMTLELDGNLIADQTFHIFEKDC